From a region of the Streptobacillus felis genome:
- a CDS encoding DUF3284 domain-containing protein yields the protein MRVEQKIKVTPKEFYDFLIENLKKEMKITGKVKEGMKFNVNLKTKTNQIAKSIVEIIYLIPDTRYSLKYISSLGENIVDYQIEKIGEEEIKIIYDEVYYTESRFQRYNQLFMELIYSFFLKRKKKKMLKAVENYLINRRTEAKND from the coding sequence ATGAGAGTAGAACAAAAAATTAAAGTAACTCCAAAAGAGTTTTATGATTTTCTAATAGAAAATTTAAAAAAAGAAATGAAAATTACAGGTAAAGTAAAAGAAGGTATGAAATTTAATGTAAACCTTAAAACTAAAACTAATCAAATTGCTAAAAGTATAGTAGAAATAATATACCTTATTCCTGATACTAGATATAGTTTAAAATATATTTCTAGTTTAGGTGAAAATATAGTGGATTATCAAATTGAAAAGATAGGAGAGGAAGAAATAAAGATAATATATGATGAAGTTTATTATACTGAATCTCGTTTTCAAAGATATAATCAACTATTTATGGAACTAATATATTCTTTCTTCTTAAAAAGAAAGAAAAAAAAGATGTTAAAAGCAGTAGAAAATTATTTAATAAATAGAAGAACGGAGGCTAAAAATGATTAA